CGTTAGGGCTTGGGTGTGTGTGATACATATCTGTGTTTGTGGTTGCTACATGCCttatggctttatttataaagtcgggcgcatgccttttctcaaaaaaaaaatgcaCGTTACTCTCTAGTTGAGATAGTAAGCTCCCTAGAATTGGAGCTCTCTGATGTGTCAATAGTTATGGTAGAAAAAAGGGATACTAAATCTTATGTTCCTAGTTGTGCCCCGTTCGGTTGTTTTGTCCCTATTTTCCGAAAACActcaggcctcctttggtttgaaggaattttgtaggattttcataggataggatttctataggaaaaattccttcagagctctttggtttgtaggaatgaaatcctatttctatggaggaattctttctatccttcacatttcataggaaaataaatatTAGTCTAGActtaatggaaaaaatcctatgatgtgaatcaaagggcatcttcttttctattcctatgcataggatttgagatgcatgtcatctcatttcctatgactttcctattctTATGATttttcaatcctatgaatcaaaggaggcCTCACTTTTGTTCAAGCCACATCTGCTCCATTTATGTGTCAATGATCAAGCCGGCTCCAGTAAGGAAGCGGCGACAGCTGTGCGTCGGCGGTTCATTGACAGCGACAGTGGTCGTTCGGTGATCTTGCAATCTCTATGTAATTATATTATGCTTGATATGCTTTGTACTTCCGGTGAACTTTTTAATACTATATGTCgatcatttttttaaagaaaaaacatGTTGCACGACGTATATCTTACCGTTCTATGCACAAGTGGAGTTCCACAGATGGAGACCGTCGTGAAGAAACCGGAGCGCCACTTCGTGCTGGTCCACGGCCTCTGCCACGGCGCGTGGTGCTGGTACAGGCTGGCCACCATCCTGCGCTCCGCCGGCCACCGCGTCACGGCGCCCGACCTTGCCGCGTGCGGCGCCAGCCCGGTGCGCGTCGACGAGGTGCGCTCGTTCGCCGAGTACAGCCGGCCGCTAACCGACGCCGTGGCCGCGGTGCCGCCGGGCGAGAAAGTGGTGCTCGTCGGCCACAGCTACGGCGGCTACAGCCTCGCGCTGGCCATGGAGGCGCACCCGGACAAGGTGGCTGTCGCCGTCTTCGTCGCCGCGGCCATGCCGGCCGCCGGCTGCCCCATGTCACATCTACTCTCGCAGGTACCGACTGAACTTCTAGTACTGACGTGATCTTCCACTCGATTGGTTAGATCCATCGATACGATCGATGCCAATCTTTTGAATCTTCTCTGCCATTTCGTTCCAGATCATGGAGGAAACCGCGACGGACGCCGCCACGGACAGCGTGCCCGCGGTGATCGGCGCGGCGGAAACGTTTCTCCTGGGCCCCGAGCGCCTGTCGCGGCGGCTGTACCAGCGAAGCTCGGCCGAGGACCTGGCGCTGGCGACGGCgctggtgaggccggcgcggtggtTCCTCGACGACGCGGCGATGACGGAGAGCGACCTGACCGCCGACAGGTACGGCGCGGTGAGGCGCGCGTGCGTGGTCACCGAGGAGGACGCGACGTGGGCGGCGGAGTCGCACCGCCGGATGGCCTCGCGTTGCCCCGGCGTGGAGGTGGCGGCCGTCGAGGGTGCCGACCACATGCCCATGCTCTCCACGCCCCACCAGCTCGCCGCGATCCTCATGGAGATCGCCGACAAGTACATCTGAGCTAGCCATCAGCTCATCGTCGGTACAGGCTGCCGTTTGCCGTTCGCCGGCGACAGCTGAAGAAGCAGAGCATCTCGCTGTCATATGGACTAGCAGTGCATTATTCCAAAGCCTTGtcacaatcaaaaatacttttcgtaCAGCACAACCACCACTCGTACAAAAGTGGAGAAATGGACGTGATCATGTGGCGTGGACTACCACCGCACTTGTCCAGGGGATTTGTACCAGCGAGAGAGAGCTCGCCGGCCCGTGAACCGAGAGGCCGATGGAGAGCGCGGCCGGCGGGGAGAGGCGGGGGCACCGGTTCGTGCTCGTGCACGGCGTCTGCCACGGCGCGTGGAGCTGGTACAGGGTGGCCGCGGCCCTGCGGTCCGCCGGCCACCGCGTCGACGCGCTCGACATGGCCGCGTGCGGCGCCAGGCCGGGGCGCGCCGAGGAGGTGGGCTCGTTCGAGGAGTACAGCCGGCCGCTGCTGGACTTGCTGGCGGCCCTGTCGCCGGGGGAGAAGGCGGTGCTGGTGGGCCACAGCTACGGCGGCCAGAGCCTGGCGCTGGCCATGCAGGCGCACCCGGACAGGGTAGCCGTCGCCGTCTTCGCCTCCGCCGCCATGCCGGCCGCCGGGAAGCCCCTCAAGTTCGTCTCCGAACAGGTGAGTCCGCGCACGCCTGCCCTCTCGACCCACACCCCCACGCCACCATGAACGAACCTAACACACTCGATGTCTCGATATTACAGTTTGCGCAAGAAAGGGGCCCGGGTTTCTTCATGGACAGCGTGATCGAGACCACCGGCGGCGACGACCCGGAGCGCGCTTGCAAGACGTTCCTGCTGGGGCCGGAGTACATGGCGCAGCGGCTGTATCAGCTCAGCCCGCCGGAGGACCTGACGCTGGCGACGATGCTGGTGAGGCCGTCGCGGCAGTTCGTGGACGACGCCGCGATGAACGGGGAGGGGGTTCTCACGGCGGAGAGGTACGGCGCGGTGAGCCGCGTGTACATCATCGCCGAGGAGGACGTCTCGTGGTCGCCGGAGTTCCAGCGGCGGATGGCGTCGTGGAACCCCGGCACGGAGGTGCGGGGGCTGGCGGGGGCCGATCACATGCCCATGTTCTCCAAGCCCAGGGAGCTCTCGGACCTCCTCGTGGAGATAGCCGACAAGTACATCTGAATCAGCAGCAAACTTCATCTTCAGTTATGAATTCTGATTTCTGAATAATTCTTCAGAGAAATCAAGAGATGTTTGGTTAAAAGTTCAAACCGCAGCATCATCGAATAAGAATATGTTCTCCGTCCAAACAATAAGTCCATATATGTGTGTAACAACAATATtatgatgcagaatcatttctgttAAATTTCTCTTGATCTTGACAAAACCTTGACACCCAACACATTACGATAAAAAGAAAACTTCAGACATGAATGTCACCAAGAACATGGATACAGAAATATTTATTTATGTTACATTTCACTCCTTGGCTAAACAAAACCATGACCTACCGGAGCGAAATTACAAGCTAGTGGATAAAAGGTCCAAGGGTCATGGATACAAAACTGTGTGTGTATCTACAAGATCAAACATCAACCATTAGGCTGAAGGAATCCGCCATCGCAAAGAACTCTTCCTTAACCGATCTCCATGCCGACTCCGGCGCCTGGGCATTCAAGGTGTACAGTTTGCCGTCTCTCGCGCAGCAGACCGCCACATTGTGCCGTCGAAAAGAAGGGCTTTCGACTCGGAACTCTAGCTTGTAGTATTTCACATTGTTCACGGTGTCTTCTCTCAATGCAGCATCAATGAGAGTAGCACTGATATCTGGGTTCCGTTTTGTCCTTGCGATCCTTCTCAGCACCACTTCCCCAACATCTTTAGGACCGCCGAAAGACTCGATCCTGTTCCAAGCATTCCAATGCTACTTTAGAAAACACTTGAAATAATGGCACTACAATGAACTCATTTTCATTGAAATATTAACCGGCTTATGTGACATGAATTTTACGATCATGTTTTACACAGGAACTCAAGTGTACTAGCAGTAGGATGATTTCTTTCGCTAGGATAGAAGTGCCAATACTCATTTCATTTAGGAACATGAATGAAATATAAGTATACTTACGAGAAGTCTTGTGGGACGGTTGATACAATGACGCTGACATTGAGCTCCCCGTTGGATCCCGGGGGTCCAAAAGCCGCCACCGGTCCACCGACGTTCCGAGGTCGAGATGGAGAACTCCCACTTGTCAATGGCGGAGGGTCTAGTGATCTCTGCAGCTCTGCTTTCTTAATTTGGTTGTATAGTATTGTCTGGTCTCCAACCCAGTTTGCTGGATAGATGAACTCTGCAGAGTTCAGAGAACTTGCAGTTAATAATCTGGCATAActagcgtatgtatacaagtatttCATAGAAGATATTGCACATGATGAATCTTATCGATGCTAGGAAGCATCCACACTCGCCCTATTGTCCTAGACCGGGGAAAACATTCCACGGAAGGAACATCCAAAACATGTTATCTTGTTGAGAATCTGCCACGAGATGCCATCAATGATCAGTGGTGCTGACATGGAGCACATGTGGCATTCAGCTCCTGGCCCTAAACGCAGCAGCAGATAGCTCATAATCCACCCAAACAATCCCATTGGAGGCATGACATAGCAGATGGGTGTAGTAGATTGTAGCTGCAAGGACCACATTTTTTGTAGCCACTCATGTTTGTGGCACAAAGGACAAGAATCATTTTTCAGTAGaaaaaaatacagggaaatgtctaACTGAAGGTGCCCCTCAATGTCATATTCCAGAACCAACCAGAACAAAAGGGCAGGCTAATCTGTGGCACAAAGGACAAGGTTCAATTTCTTGTAGAAAAAAGACATACAGGGAGATGTCTAAACTCTAAACTGAAGGTGCCCCTTTGCCCATTGGTCCGATGACATATTCCAGAACCAACAAGAACTAAAAGACTAGGCTAATTCTGGAATTatattattttcttcttctttttcctctagTGAGCAGGGAGTAAGTAAAGGTAATTCAGGAATTATGcgcttttcttcttcatttttctgTGGGTGGGATGTGAACACAACACACCTACTTGGGATCACTAGTTTCTGTGCTTTTTTGGTGGGGGCATAAAGTTGCAATTTGATAGCAACATGCACAACCAGGGTTGCCTTGAATTTTATTTGGTGGCTGATGGCAGGAGCATCAACCCGGACCGAACACCAATTTGCCAGAATGCCAGTCAAATCAGCTTTTCTCAAATCGACACATTTATTTTTTCCTCTTTCGTGGCTGGTTACTCCTACCAATTTTATTCTGAGAAGTGCTTCGAGTTGCTAATGCTATCAGTGTCAAGCATTGTAAACGTGCGGTGAGAAAAGTCTCAGTGCGAATAGTTGAGCACCATAACCCGGTCAATGTGAATGACTAAACGTGCATTCAGAGAAGTCTCGGTGCGAAGTGTGTAATTGCTAATCTCATTCTGAACAAATCTTGAGTTGCCAATGCTACCACGCATTCTAATTCAGAAATGCACTCAGTCACAGAGCATGAATACATGAATGATTGTTGCCTGTTGATAAACGAGCAGAAGAAGCAAAACTAAGCTACTGGTGGTGGGGAAGTCGGTACCGAATCCGCTGTCGGAGTCGAGGCAGCGGGTGAAGCCGCCGACGGGGTAGAGCACGTCGAGCCGGAGCGAGCGGCCGAGCTCCGGGGAGAGGCCGAGGAGGAAGCTGGTGACGCCCCCGAAGTTGGCCCCcacggccgcggccgccgccgtgCTCGCCCCCACCACCAGCCGCCGCCGGAACACCGACGCCAGCGCCGCGAACTCCTGCGCGGGCGAGCCCGAGCACCGCACCGGCGCCACGCCCCCGCGCCGCCCCCTACGCCGCCCACCGCCCAGCGCCGGGTGCTGGTGGTGCCTCGGCGCGGCCGCCGTGTCCATCGCCGAGTGGAACGGGAAGGATTGCGGCCTCCGGTGGGCTTGGTCTTCTTTGCCGCGGCGCGCGCGGTGGCCGGAGCCGCGCGACGGGGAGGGGGAGGAAGAATGTTTGTCTGGTGAGCTGCCGAACTGCTGCTGGTGGGCGTGTTTTATTCTGGCGAGAGGTTTTCACCGGCGGGCGGACGGAGCTTCGCTGGGAGTGGGAATGGGAATGGGACTGCGTGGCCGGCTGGCGGCCGATGGAGCGAGCGCTTCTGGGCTCTCCGTCCAGCACACGCAGCTATCCGACGAGATCGGATCCGGGTGGCGTTGGACTGAACGGACACGCGCACGGGACGCGGGCGTGCACGGGCCGGTGGTGAAGTGCGGAATGAGTTTCGCCTCCATTTGTCGCGCTCCGCGTTTGACGAAGGCTGATTTTTACGACGCACCGACCGGCCTTTCCTCAAACTTTTAGACAGATGGGTACGTGCATCTCTCTCCAAAGTCTTTTTCTAAGCTCGTTTCTGCCCGGAAGAAAAAACTGTGGTGCTACTAGTCAATCTACCGTACTATACTGCTAGGCTCCGGTGCGCCAGCCCAACTTTCGGCCGGTCTGTCTCTAGCCGCCCGATATGTGCGTGACCAACCGTGCGATCCCGCACAAATCTTCTGCCCCCCCTTCGTCCTCTGCACATCTTGCGGGGAGAAAAAAAAGGAACGCAGCATGCCACACGCCTTTGCATCTTGCTCGCCGTCTTCGCCGGTTGCAACTCACCGCCGTCATATCTCGCCGTCAAAACAAAGGTCGATGCAGCTCCCCCGTCATTCTCGTCCATCAACGATAGTAGCAAAACAAATTGCCGGATGCAACTCTCCATGTTGCCTGTTCGTGTTGGTCTCatcaccggttccagcaaaaaaattgcCGGATGCAGCAAAATTGAcacatggttccagcaaaaataccTCTCTCCCAGCTACACCTCTGCCGGTCGTAGCTCCATGCACTGCTGGTTCCAGCTCTCCGCAAAGCCGGTTGTAGCTCCCCCGAGTGCCAGTTCCAGCGGCGTGCCATCGCAGCTCTGGAGcagttggttccagcaaaaaaattgtCGATTTGCAGCAAGGACGGATGCTGGTTCCAGCATTTGGGCGTCATGGTTCCAGCTCACGGGCGAGCCGGTTCCAGCATCCCATGTCGCGCCCATGGTTGCATGTTGCTTTTCATGTTTATACATTACCCCACCTCTTTCACATTTGTTAAAACATGATAGCCTACTTTTTAGAGTGCAATCAAGTTCGACCTCCTGGTCGGTGGTGAACAACGAGGTGGAGCCCTTGATGCATGACATGTGGCAACCGTTGGTGTGGGGAAGAAACCACACTGGAGCGGTCAGGATCAAGGTTGGTGTGATTAGGCGCCGGGGAGCCAAGGGAGCTTAGGACGAACGCTTGATCAAGTGCAGGCAGCGGCCGAATAGGATGTGCCGAGGTGGTGGCATTGACGAAGGCGAggattttttttttagaaaaggaggatgacccccggcctctgcatctgggcgatgcatacggccactttattaattattaccACAAAACCTTACAAAGCCATACAACAGCAAAACTAAAGCcatcgtctaagcaacaactgtcgctacacctatccaattgatgaaggggcgcagatagtctgggcctaataccaaacagacatcgcagccaaacctaaacatctaagacctgaggtcccaaccaggacgcctggcgGGTATGgagcacctaccagtccggcgcactcctcaaccaggacgcctgccgggtatgaggccgccgcagccacctgccacaaaatccatcttcagagctgtactgttgcatgtaccgtgccaggtctctctgccatcgacgccaccacgacgcccgacagcgccgtcctcctgcgcgagtccatcctcccacagcgaactccgaatctgcactgcgccacgccgtcaagatccgtcgccatcagtgtgtaggatgaagcaccgctccaccaaagaatccgtcctctggtccctcgatcacgtgtgtacctccaaaaatgacgcccccaagggaggaacgacaccagagcgccgccgtcatccgatctagggtttcccccggaggtagcagagagtggccttgaacttctccatggcgatgccttcaagaagggaacgacgcagatagcgccgccaccgccggccttagcagaagccgaaggcaagttttcacccagatcagttcgaaggaatccaactctcgtgcacgggccgccgtcaccaccagcaccaccaggcagACCCTGGAGTACCGGCAGATCAGCGAGCCACCGGCACCACCGCATCCAGATCGCCGGCCACGCCGGGCCGACACCATCCCCCGCACCGTCCGGGTCAGAGACGAAGTTGCCGACTGCGCACAAGGACCGCCGCCGCCTGcacacgccggagcgccgccgagaTCCCAGCGCCCGCCACCGCTTGTCGACGCCAACCGCCGCCCGAGCACTGGCGCCACCGTGGAGCCATCAAATCGGGGAGGGAGACGTCACGCGCCGACCATCCTCGCGGACCCCGCCGCACGCCCGAGCGCCGGCGCCACCGCGGCGCCATCagatcgggaggaggaggagcccgcgcctcgccgccccacGCAGACCACGCCGCCGCCATCACCGCAGCGTCACCAAAGGGGAGCCCCGCAGATCCGCCGGCGACCCGAACTGCCGCCGAGCTGAGCGCCGCCGCGAGGGccggccgtcccgcgccgcccaggAGCCTCGCGAGGAGGGAGGGagccccgccgccaccgacgcacgcgcgggctttgcccggcagcgtcccctggcggcggcgagggagaaggaaggcgaaggaagggagcggcggcggcgatctAGGGTTCCGCCCGGGCCGCTCGCGGGAGCATCACGGGCGAAGGCGAGGATGGTATAGGAAatgatagtttaaactttaaaggcAAGAGGTAAAAAGAAGCGAGGGAGATAGAAGAAAAAATGATAAACAAAAGTAAGCAAAGGAAGAAGATAAAGATGTCATTAGATCAGTTTACAAAATCCCGtcgcaaaaacaaaacaaaaaggtcAGCTTGCAAAATCGATGTTTAGTTTAACATCACCGCAAACATGATTTCTCACATAATGTTTCAGAAGGCGGTGTGCCACCATGCGTGGCATGGCTAGTACATTCTTATGTCTAAAGCATAAATTTGATATGTGGTTCCggggtgtgtctagggcacatttAGATATACTCTAATTATTGCATATCCAAGTGACTCAATTAAAttaaaaagataaaagataaagaaaaaagaaatgatTGCACGAATCGTAGTATAAAATTAATGacatatgacttagatgtgcaatatttagagcacatctagatgagcTTTAGCAAAACTATTCCCTTTAATAGAGTTGTATATTTGGCCACACATATGCGTATATCAGCATACTTTGTTACATACATGTATTGATCAGTTCATATCCTGACACATCTTTATCGACGGCACTATGTTCTAGCTAGCTAAGGTATGTACTTTCCTTCTCTCACTTTTTTCAGAACGTACCTATTGTTCTAGAAAGATATGTCAAGAGGGGCCAATGGCGACGACTGCGGCTATTGGGCGCTGATCCTTAGGGGCGCCCGCACGAAGACTTCCCGATTATCATCGATAAGATCAAGCCGACTTTAATAGTGGAGCGGCGACAACGGTGCGTCGGTGGCTCATACTGGCGGAGGTAGTGGTCGTTTGGTGGTGTAGGGTTCTCAATGAAATTTTGATTATGTTTAGGGTGCTTTGTATTTCTTatgaacttttataatagatcTGGATCATTTTGCGCAAAAACGTAATCAGGTTCCATGTCTGGTCGGCCACATTCGTATATGAAATGTAtccttctcaatataaattgtgaaaACTGGTATATGGACACGGTTAGTTGACTACTAATCTCGTGTTAAAATCTAACCACAAATTTTGAATCCAATGATTAGATTATTTGGATGATGTGGCTTAATGTGGTACCTCTTTGGTACCGTATTTGCTTTCTGTATATTTTAGATCCAACAATTAAGATAATTTGAATGTTGTGGCTTAAGTGGTACCTCTATCAGACCCTGTATTTTTCTTTTACAATATATTTAGATTTATATTATACAAAATAGTTATATCTTATGGGTAATCCGTTTCCACACCCTATCGACCACATTCGTATATGAATATAACCTTCTCAATACAAATGGTGAACATGTTTGCACGGATATGGTTAGATGACTAATAAACTTGCATTGGAATCTAACCACAGATTTTAGATCGAATGATTAACTTAATTTTGATGATGTTGCTTAACTTGGTACCTCAATGATACTTTGTATTTTGCTTTTAGTATATACAATAGATCAATATAAATCATGAACGTGATTACATTGACATGGTTAGATGACTAATAGTTCTGCATGAAAGTCTAGCCACAAATTTAAGATTCAACGATTAGGTTAATTTGGATGGTGTGACTTAATGTGATACCTCTATGAGACCCTGTAGTTTGCTTTTAGTATATAATGATAAATAAATAGATAGACAGATGGAATAGATAAAGGATAGAATAGATAGACAGACAAACAGATAGACAAATAGATAGACAGATAGACAGACAAACAGACAGACAGATAGATGCTACCCACACTATCCGacaaacata
The Triticum dicoccoides isolate Atlit2015 ecotype Zavitan chromosome 3A, WEW_v2.0, whole genome shotgun sequence genome window above contains:
- the LOC119270270 gene encoding probable esterase PIR7A, with product METVVKKPERHFVLVHGLCHGAWCWYRLATILRSAGHRVTAPDLAACGASPVRVDEVRSFAEYSRPLTDAVAAVPPGEKVVLVGHSYGGYSLALAMEAHPDKVAVAVFVAAAMPAAGCPMSHLLSQIMEETATDAATDSVPAVIGAAETFLLGPERLSRRLYQRSSAEDLALATALVRPARWFLDDAAMTESDLTADRYGAVRRACVVTEEDATWAAESHRRMASRCPGVEVAAVEGADHMPMLSTPHQLAAILMEIADKYI
- the LOC119270268 gene encoding psbP domain-containing protein 7, chloroplastic-like; the encoded protein is MDTAAAPRHHQHPALGGGRRRGRRGGVAPVRCSGSPAQEFAALASVFRRRLVVGASTAAAAAVGANFGGVTSFLLGLSPELGRSLRLDVLYPVGGFTRCLDSDSGFEFIYPANWVGDQTILYNQIKKAELQRSLDPPPLTSGSSPSRPRNVGGPVAAFGPPGSNGELNVSVIVSTVPQDFSIESFGGPKDVGEVVLRRIARTKRNPDISATLIDAALREDTVNNVKYYKLEFRVESPSFRRHNVAVCCARDGKLYTLNAQAPESAWRSVKEEFFAMADSFSLMVDV
- the LOC119270269 gene encoding probable esterase PIR7A: MESAAGGERRGHRFVLVHGVCHGAWSWYRVAAALRSAGHRVDALDMAACGARPGRAEEVGSFEEYSRPLLDLLAALSPGEKAVLVGHSYGGQSLALAMQAHPDRVAVAVFASAAMPAAGKPLKFVSEQFAQERGPGFFMDSVIETTGGDDPERACKTFLLGPEYMAQRLYQLSPPEDLTLATMLVRPSRQFVDDAAMNGEGVLTAERYGAVSRVYIIAEEDVSWSPEFQRRMASWNPGTEVRGLAGADHMPMFSKPRELSDLLVEIADKYI